The following proteins are co-located in the Silene latifolia isolate original U9 population chromosome 1, ASM4854445v1, whole genome shotgun sequence genome:
- the LOC141609945 gene encoding F-box protein At3g54460 — protein sequence MEKNNCETLIPCADYKLCGYLTIVQDMKMVPELGTLIDLFSYIECPPAQKRNSSKKNSNSKSKKTGLGGSGTVSSVVQQLKTLVNQKCLKIVSTVVGVLDGGVAVVVLIDVYLTELVWLNDWQFPRSATTAAALFRHHLRCDWEERDLILQDGYYKDTVGDQSLLNLPDCRVIGCKQHANVSDSCKRKGFELHEIFKSLPSLTFEIKSATSSIAPASMAIGSGIWDLTDDILFKILSALCPADLQNVSVTCHHLRFLTAAIVPSIKLKLFPHQKAAVEWMLQRERNIATLNHPLYMAFSTKDTCSFFINIVSGELVTGPAPTVPDFHGGFFCDEPGLGKTITALSLILKTKGTMAAPPKGSEIIWCKDDENQKCGFYECSGSRFSVLAILSPGQKSENQNDRRGLFSPDELIPENYLTPKRGRPSSFGGHSVSSVYSCPERLGATSPELLSSVLATCVARRARDLNSVKKNLIERMEDSSGNLKDTKKRRDASNMKRASNNVTSPGLENPSGTSSEFQSASKRQKNDVGVQYVEDWINCDNCGKWRRVPAENVPDPEAVWFCSLNPNPDYRNCNAPEEASYQPLTFLNGFCGKDSSGGLPQNVAFFVSVLKEHYALLKSQTKKALRWLARLPPLHISQMETVGLVRPGQVTTKEANSYHRIFEGFGLVKKKEQGTVRWFYPKSLDNLVFDLPALRMALCEPLDSYRMYLSKATLIVVPSNLVDHWRTQIEKHVGSGQLQVYYWTDGKKPSVHSLAWDYDVVITTFSRLSAEWNPPKISPLMQVHWMRVVLDEGHTLGSSLNLTNKMQMAVTLCASNRWILTGTPTPNTPSSQVSHLQPMLKFLHDEVYGESQKNWEAGVLKPFEGEMDEGKMRLLALLKRCMISARKADLQCIPPCIKKTTYIQFTEGHAKTYNELVETVQRNILLADWKDPSHVESLLNLKQWKFRAATIRNVRLSCCVAGHIKVVAASHDIQETMDIFVKHGLDHLSQDYQLIKYYLSYGGNCQICTEWCRLPIVTPCRHLLCLDCVDLDKERCSVSGCGFQYEMQSPEILTRPENPNPKWPVPKDLIELQPSYKQDSWDPDWQSTSSSKVAYLVQRLKEIESDRRQKACSMSMGNFSEIPYDTVSIQEPSVNPIHDYSEASAEKVLVFSQFLEHIHVIEQQLSIAGIKFTRMYSPMNSCNKKKSLAFFQHDPSCMVLVMDGTAALGLDLSFVSYVFLMEPIWDRSMEEQVISRAHRMGAVRPIHVETLAMCDTIEEQMLKFLQNGDECRRLLNKDNENTYHEGARAHKSLHDFAENYYLTRLCMVRKKPLEV from the exons aTGGAGAAGAACAATtgcgaaaccctaattccgtgtgCAGATTACAAATTATGCGGATATCTAACAATCGTTCAAGACATGAAGATGGTACCGGAATTGGGCACACTTATTGATCTGTTCTCCTACATTGAATGTCCTCCGGCGCAGAAGCGGAATTCCTCGAAGAAGAATTCAAATTCGAAATCGAAGAAGACCGGTTTAGGCGGCAGTGGAACGGTGTCAAGCGTGGTACAACAATTGAAAACTCTTGTTAATCAGAAGTGTTTGAAGATTGTGTCTACTGTGGTTGGGGTTTTGGATGGCGGCGTTGCTGTCGTTGTTTTGATTGATGTTTATCTTACGGAATTGGTCTGGTTGAATGATTGGCAGTTTCCTCGCTCTGCTACCACCGCTGCTGCTCTCTTTCGTCATCATTTGAG GTGTGACTGGGAGGAGAGGGATTTAATTCTCCAAGATGGATATTATAAAGATACCGTTGGAGATCAGAGTTTGTTGAATTTACCCGACTGTCGTGTTATAGGATGTAAGCAGCATGCTAATGTTTCCGATTCTTGTAAAAGAAAAGGATTTGAACTTCATGAAATATTCAAGAGCTTACCTAGCTTGACTTTTGAAATCAAGTCTGCTACGTCATCAATAGCACCTGCTTCTATGGCCATCGGATCTGGAATTTGGGACTTGACTGATGACATTTTGTTCAAAATTTTGTCTGCTTTATGCCCAGCGGATCTACAAAATGTATCTGTCACATGTCATCATCTTAGATTCTTGACTGCGGCAATTGTGCCGTCTATAAAACTCAAATTATTTCCTCATCAGAAAGCAGCTGTTGAGTGGATGCTACAGCGTGAGCGCAACATTGCTACCTTGAACCATCCCCTGTACATGGCTTTCTCAACTAAAGACACCTGTTCGTTCTTCATTAACATTGTGTCCGGCGAGTTAGTCACTGGGCCAGCTCCAACAGTACCTGACTTTCATGGCGGATTTTTTTGTGATGAGCCAGGACTTGGTAAAACTATCACAGCTCTTTCACTTATTTTGAAGACCAAAGGGACAATGGCAGCACCTCCCAAGGGATCTGAAATAATTTGGTGCAAAGATGATGAAAATCAGAAATGTGGCTTCTATGAGTGCAGTGGCAGTAGGTTCTCTGTCTTGGCCATTCTTTCTCCAGGACAAAAAAGTGAGAATCAGAATGATCGAAGGGGCCTCTTTTCTCCTGATGAGCTGATTCCTGAGAATTATTTAACTCCAAAGAGGGGCAGGCCATCAAGCTTTGGCGGTCATAGCGTTTCATCAGTGTATTCTTGTCCAGAAAGACTAGGTGCAACATCACCGGAGCTTTTGTCATCTGTGCTGGCGACATGTGTAGCTCGTCGAGCAAGGGATTTGAATAGTGTTAAGAAAAATCTTATTGAAAGAATGGAGGATTCATCTGGAAATCTTAAAGACACCAAGAAACGAAGGGACGCTAGTAATATGAAACGTGCTTCAAACAATGTGACTAGTCCTGGTTTGGAAAACCCATCTGGAACATCAAGTGAATTCCAGAGTGCTAGTAAGCGGCAGAAGAATGATGTAGGAGTTCAGTATGTTGAGGATTGGATTAACTGCGATAACTGTGGGAAATGGAGGAGAGTTCCTGCTGAGAATGTTCCTGACCCAGAAGCTGTATGGTTTTGCAGTCTGAACCCTAATCCCGATTATCGGAATTGTAATGCTCCTGAAGAGGCTTCTTATCAGCCTCTTACTTTCTTGAATGGATTTTGCGGCAAAGATTCGTCAGGTGGACTACCTCAAAATGTTGCATTCTTTGTTAGTGTGCTAAAGGAGCATTACGCATTGCTCAAAagtcaaacaaagaaagctttgcgCTGGCTTGCTAGACTCCCACCCCTCCATATTTCGCAAATGGAGACAGTTGGGTTGGTTCGTCCTGGTCAAGTGACAACAAAAGAAGCTAATAGCTACCATAGAATATTTGAAGGCTTTGGCCTTGTCAAGAAAAAGGAGCAGGGTACTGTTCGTTGGTTTTACCCCAAATCCCTAGACAATCTGGTTTTTGATCTGCCTGCTCTTAGAATGGCCCTCTGTGAGCCCTTAGACTCATATAGGATGTATTTATCTAAAGCAACTCTCATTGTTGTTCCATCAAATTTAGTTGATCACTGGAGAACACAAATTGAGAAGCATGTGGGATCAGGGCAATTGCAAGTTTACTATTGGACTGATGGTAAGAAGCCTTCTGTACACAGCCTTGCTTGGGACTATGATGTTGTTATTACGACATTTAGTCGGCTCAGTGCAGAGTGGAATCCTCCGAAGATCAGTCCATTGATGCAAGTTCACTGGATGAGGGTTGTGCTGGACGAGGGACACACTCTTGGGTCGAGCTTGAACTTGACAAATAAAATGCAGATGGCAGTGACCTTGTGTGCATCTAACCGTTGGATTCTAACAGGAACACCCACTCCAAATACTCCCAGTAGTCAGGTTTCTCATCTTCAACCCATGCTGAAATTTCTCCATGATGAAGTATACGGAGAGAGCCAAAAGAACTGGGAAGCAGGGGTCCTGAAGCCTTTTGAGGGAGAGATGGATGAGGGTAAAATGCGTTTGTTGGCATTACTCAAAAGGTGTATGATTAGTGCACGAAAAGCAGACTTACAGTGCATCCCTCCCTGTATTAAGAAAACAACATATATTCAATTTACAGAGGGGCATGCGAAAACTTATAATGAACTTGTTGAGACGGTACAGCGTAACATCTTATTGGCTGACTGGAAAGATCCTTCTCACGTTGAAAGTTTATTGAACCTCAAGCAGTGGAAGTTCAGGGCTGCCACTATTAGAAATGTAAGGCTTTCCTGTTGTGTGGCTGGGCATATAAAAGTAGTAGCAGCTAGTCATGATATTCAAGAAACAATGGATATATTCGTAAAACATGGTCTGGATCATCTTTCTCAGGATTATCAACTTATAAAGTACTACCTTTCTTACGGCGGTAACTGCCAAAT ATGTACAGAATGGTGCCGTCTTCCTATCGTTACACCATGTAGGCACCTCTTGTGCCTTGATTGTGTTGATCTCGACAAAGAAAGATGTTCAGTTTCTGGATGTGGCTTCCAATATGAGATGCAGAGTCCTGAGATATTAACACGGCCTGAAAACCCAAACCCAAAGTGGCCTGTACCAAAAGATCTTATTGAGTTACAGCCATCATATAAGCAG GATAGTTGGGATCCAGATTGGCAATCTACTTCAAGCAGTAAGGTTGCATATCTTGTTCAGAGACTGAAAGAAATCGAGTCTGATAGAAGGCAAAAAGCTTGCTCTATGAGCATGGGAAACTTCTCTGAAATACCTTATGATACCGTTTCTATTCAAGAACCATCGGTCAACCCAATCCATGATTATTCTGAGGCTTCTGCTGAAAAAGTTTTGGTTTTTTCCCAGTTTCTTGAGCACATACATGTCATAGAGCAGCAG CTGTCTATTGCTGGTATTAAGTTTACAAGAATGTATAGTCCCATGAATTCATGCAACAAG AAAAAGTCACTTGCGTTCTTTCAGCATGATCCAAGCTGTATGGTTCTTGTGATGGATGGAACTGCTGCACTAGGTCTAGATTTGAGCTTTGTCTCCTATGTTTTCCTGATGGAGCCAATATGGGATAGAAG CATGGAGGAGCAGGTGATTAGTCGTGCTCATCGAATGGGTGCTGTCCGCCCTATTCATGTTGAGACCTTAGCGATGTGTGATACTATTGAAGAGCAAATGCTGAAATTCTTGCAG AATGGTGACGAGTGTCGAAGATTGTTGAATAAAGACAATGAGAATACTTATCATGAAGGAGCTCGAGCACACAAATCGTTACATGATTTTGCGGAGAATTATTACCTAACTCGCTTGTGCATGGTGCGGAAAAAACCTTTAGAG GTATGA